In the Candidatus Electrothrix rattekaaiensis genome, one interval contains:
- a CDS encoding YraN family protein, giving the protein MQAPTSKKDSRKATGRSGEDLAAQHLEQQGYTILERNYRLRIGEVDIIARDDEYLVFIEVKTRRCRRFGSPFEAVDARKQQQIVKIASAYLQGKELPVRFDVVAVHLNEQDVRIEVLKNAF; this is encoded by the coding sequence GTGCAGGCCCCAACTTCCAAAAAAGATTCCAGGAAAGCAACCGGACGTTCCGGTGAGGATCTTGCTGCGCAACACTTGGAGCAACAGGGCTATACCATTCTGGAACGCAATTACCGCTTACGGATAGGCGAGGTTGATATTATCGCCCGTGATGATGAATACCTCGTCTTTATTGAGGTGAAAACTCGACGCTGCAGAAGGTTCGGCAGCCCTTTCGAGGCCGTGGATGCCCGTAAGCAGCAGCAAATCGTTAAAATTGCTTCCGCCTATCTTCAAGGGAAGGAGCTTCCTGTTCGTTTTGATGTGGTTGCTGTTCACCTGAACGAGCAGGATGTCCGCATTGAGGTCCTAAAAAATGCCTTTTAG
- a CDS encoding secondary thiamine-phosphate synthase enzyme YjbQ: MKSYHKELWFEIKTRREFINITSEVEACLAESGIQEGLCLVNAMHITASVFINDDESGLHHDYEVWLEKLAPHAPVSQYRHNGYEDNADAHMKRQVMGREVVVAVTQGKLHFGTWEQIFYGEFDGRRKKRVLVKIIGE, encoded by the coding sequence ATGAAAAGTTATCATAAAGAACTTTGGTTTGAAATCAAGACCCGCCGGGAATTTATTAATATCACCTCGGAGGTGGAGGCTTGCTTGGCAGAATCCGGCATTCAAGAGGGACTGTGCTTGGTCAATGCCATGCATATCACGGCCTCGGTCTTTATCAATGACGACGAGTCTGGTCTGCACCACGACTATGAGGTCTGGCTGGAAAAGCTCGCCCCTCATGCCCCGGTCTCCCAGTACCGCCATAATGGTTATGAGGATAATGCCGATGCCCATATGAAGCGACAGGTTATGGGGCGGGAGGTGGTGGTGGCCGTTACCCAAGGCAAGCTCCATTTCGGTACCTGGGAGCAGATTTTTTACGGCGAGTTTGACGGGCGGCGCAAAAAACGGGTGCTGGTCAAGATCATCGGAGAGTGA
- the pdxA gene encoding 4-hydroxythreonine-4-phosphate dehydrogenase PdxA, whose protein sequence is MKPIAVTMGCPVGVGPEILLRFFEHLKNTTEFPPVVLGDFAVLSRTAEQLRIQVEPIPWHLGNEIRPGTVPVMELSQLKAKKLLWGKPTRETSMAMAEYIRAAVKHTQRGDFAAMVTCPISKKALNNAGVHFPGHTEMLAHLTETVHYRMMLAGSRLRVVLVTIHEPLAKIAEMLTVAEIQDCIKMTAKSLRKDFSISSPRIAVAALNPHAGEQGMFGQEEIEIIKPALDRYDPGDCKAEISGPWPPDTIFYKAANGEFDAVVCMYHDQGLIPFKLLHFQDGVNVTLGLPIVRTSVDHGTAYDIAGQGKADSASLEAAWQMAAQISKNRTGVHRYGKRYAGCL, encoded by the coding sequence ATGAAGCCTATTGCCGTGACCATGGGATGTCCCGTCGGGGTTGGCCCGGAGATTCTCCTTCGCTTCTTCGAACACCTTAAAAACACGACTGAATTCCCGCCTGTCGTGCTTGGTGATTTCGCCGTACTTTCCCGCACAGCCGAACAGCTCCGGATCCAGGTGGAGCCGATTCCTTGGCATCTTGGCAACGAGATCAGGCCGGGCACTGTTCCGGTTATGGAACTTTCGCAGCTCAAAGCCAAAAAGTTGCTTTGGGGCAAACCAACCCGAGAGACCTCAATGGCGATGGCAGAGTACATTCGCGCTGCGGTCAAACATACCCAACGCGGAGATTTTGCCGCAATGGTCACCTGCCCTATCTCAAAAAAAGCACTGAATAACGCCGGAGTCCATTTTCCCGGCCACACAGAAATGCTGGCCCATCTAACAGAAACCGTCCATTACCGTATGATGCTGGCAGGCTCTCGCTTACGGGTGGTCCTCGTGACCATTCACGAACCCTTGGCAAAGATCGCTGAGATGTTAACTGTTGCGGAAATTCAGGATTGTATCAAGATGACAGCCAAATCATTGCGAAAGGATTTCTCCATCAGCTCTCCCAGAATAGCAGTGGCGGCCCTCAACCCCCACGCTGGCGAACAAGGTATGTTTGGGCAGGAAGAGATTGAGATCATCAAACCGGCTCTGGACCGATATGATCCCGGGGACTGCAAAGCTGAAATCAGCGGCCCTTGGCCTCCAGACACAATTTTTTACAAGGCTGCCAATGGCGAGTTTGACGCTGTGGTCTGTATGTACCACGACCAGGGATTGATCCCCTTTAAGCTGCTCCATTTTCAGGACGGCGTCAACGTCACCTTGGGCCTGCCCATTGTCCGCACCTCTGTGGACCACGGCACAGCCTATGATATCGCTGGCCAAGGCAAGGCAGATTCGGCCAGTCTGGAAGCGGCTTGGCAGATGGCAGCGCAAATTTCCAAAAACAGAACAGGAGTACATAGGTATGGAAAAAGGTATGCTGGTTGCCTTTGA
- a CDS encoding DUF4395 domain-containing protein — MHLMCPVSFKQINENAVRVNASLAFLSILLFLLTPWKWIILIVAADFFIRGFLNPQYSLFANISKNLLPLLKVKPIMVDACPKIFAAKIGFLFCCLLTVSWIFAFERTALIAGAIFMTCAALEAVFKFCVACQIYPLIYSLKEAKADQ; from the coding sequence ATGCATCTTATGTGCCCCGTGTCCTTTAAGCAGATCAACGAAAACGCCGTGCGGGTCAACGCATCCTTGGCCTTCCTGTCCATCCTGCTTTTTCTGCTGACTCCCTGGAAATGGATCATCCTGATTGTCGCTGCAGACTTTTTTATCCGAGGATTTCTCAATCCCCAGTACAGCCTGTTTGCCAATATCAGCAAGAATCTACTTCCCCTTCTCAAGGTCAAACCAATCATGGTCGATGCCTGCCCAAAGATCTTTGCCGCCAAAATAGGTTTTCTTTTCTGCTGCCTGCTGACAGTCTCATGGATCTTCGCTTTTGAACGAACGGCTCTGATTGCCGGGGCAATCTTTATGACCTGCGCCGCTCTTGAGGCCGTCTTTAAATTTTGTGTAGCCTGCCAGATATACCCCCTCATCTATAGCTTGAAAGAGGCAAAAGCCGATCAGTAG
- a CDS encoding PilZ domain-containing protein, which produces MEEKNRRRFSRVNIQWAVRLDFGTVEYKQFVDNVSLGGLYIEGDFQQVLGDVCIISLKQSSLFSEESVHAVGTITRISKHGVAVEFLSMKLDSFFFLQATLFCKAVDPARLGREFIGNDIFDLEDDLILFEPFHMDFQTMKQVQNLLLRPNHPEGNL; this is translated from the coding sequence ATGGAAGAAAAAAATAGGCGCAGGTTTTCACGCGTAAATATTCAGTGGGCAGTTCGACTTGATTTCGGCACAGTGGAGTATAAGCAATTTGTGGACAATGTCAGCCTTGGCGGGCTATATATTGAGGGCGATTTCCAGCAGGTGCTTGGAGATGTTTGCATAATCAGCCTGAAACAATCCAGCTTGTTTTCCGAGGAGTCTGTCCACGCGGTCGGTACCATTACCAGGATTTCCAAGCACGGTGTGGCTGTAGAGTTCCTTTCCATGAAGCTGGACAGCTTTTTCTTTCTGCAAGCAACACTTTTTTGTAAGGCTGTTGACCCGGCCCGACTGGGAAGAGAGTTTATCGGCAATGATATTTTTGATCTTGAGGACGACCTTATTTTGTTTGAGCCGTTTCATATGGATTTTCAGACGATGAAACAGGTGCAGAATCTCCTGTTGCGCCCGAATCATCCCGAGGGTAATTTATAG
- the tmk gene encoding dTMP kinase produces MEKGMLVAFEGIDGTGKSTQLQALANFLKEQGFPVITTYEPTDSTYGRRIRELYRDRSSCTPEEELNLFLEDRRLHVNELIEPELAAGKIILTDRYYYSTAAYQGAAGMDPTEIFARNSFAPKPDLILLLTMDPEISIARIREGRGEELNDFEQLDQLRKVADHFAAFTDPCIARIDAAQAPEQVQEEIRKTVQDRLF; encoded by the coding sequence ATGGAAAAAGGTATGCTGGTTGCCTTTGAAGGCATTGACGGCACCGGAAAATCAACCCAATTACAGGCCTTGGCAAATTTCCTCAAGGAGCAGGGCTTTCCAGTGATCACCACCTATGAACCCACGGACAGCACGTACGGTCGTCGGATCAGGGAATTATATCGGGATCGGAGCAGCTGTACCCCGGAGGAAGAACTGAACCTTTTTCTGGAGGACCGACGCCTCCATGTCAACGAATTGATTGAACCTGAGCTGGCTGCCGGTAAAATTATCCTGACAGACCGCTATTATTATTCCACCGCAGCCTATCAGGGGGCAGCAGGCATGGATCCCACAGAAATCTTTGCCCGCAACAGCTTTGCGCCAAAGCCGGATCTGATCCTCCTTCTGACTATGGATCCAGAAATCTCTATTGCCCGTATTCGTGAAGGACGGGGCGAAGAGCTTAATGATTTTGAGCAGCTGGATCAGTTACGCAAGGTGGCGGATCATTTTGCTGCTTTTACTGACCCCTGCATCGCCCGCATTGATGCTGCCCAGGCTCCTGAGCAGGTCCAAGAGGAAATCCGAAAAACCGTGCAGGACCGCCTCTTCTAA